The following are encoded together in the Osmerus eperlanus chromosome 18, fOsmEpe2.1, whole genome shotgun sequence genome:
- the c9 gene encoding LOW QUALITY PROTEIN: complement component C9 (The sequence of the model RefSeq protein was modified relative to this genomic sequence to represent the inferred CDS: inserted 1 base in 1 codon), whose amino-acid sequence MFTMRTFSAVLVGVCFPCLIGAVLGEDHVTPKRMNRDVEPSEINCKWTSWSEWTTCDPCTKSQRRSRGVEVFGQFKGQSCQGSIGEDRECTPAGACNPPPLKLCLDSEFQCDSGFCVRKALVCNGDFDCDDTSDETCDNPFRPPCGLVPLENNEQGRTAGYGINILGADPRSNPFNNDFFNGKCGKVRNPTSGNLDRLPWNIASLNYETRAEDLTSREIYEDTHSLINEITKETTFSIGVGGSLKFSPSEKSQKKSNTTVSGGLSADVDYSRKNLLKEISEFTTVKKRSFIRVKGRVELSKYRLISHDHQVTDRFLEDVMRLPLGYEKGMYFAFIEVYGTHYTKNGVSGGEYELVYVLNQDAIKEQKITEREVQDCVKIGIGADFNTNIGIEGEVHIKPDYCNKVNPKDTETKEGKAAVDKVLTLVRGGTTDTAAAMRAKLDKDGVIDLDTIREWARSIANNPALLKSEPEPIYNIIPLSFPNVNTYRTNLKQAIEDYVAEYNVCKCQPCHNGGSVILIDGGCSCLCSXEFEGMACQTLKSEKRRPSSVTEQGNWACWSAWSNCSGGRRQRSRLCKKGNLSGATCRGNPSSDDYC is encoded by the exons ATGTTCACGATGAGGACCTTCTCGGCTGTGCTCGTTGGCGTCTGCTTTCCGTGTCTGATCGGGGCTGTGCTCGGAGAGGACCACGTCAC GCCCAAGCGGATGAATAGGGATGTGGAACCATCTGAAATTAACTGTAAGTGGACTTCCTGGTCTGAATGGACAACATGTGACCCCTGCACCAAATCACAG CGTCGGTCCCGAGGAGTGGAAGTGTTTGGCCAGTTCAAAGGACAGTCCTGCCAGGGGTCCATAGGTGAAGACAGGGAATGCACCCCCGCTGGAGCCTGCAATCCACCACCTCTCAAACTGTGTTTGGATAGCGAATTTCAGTGCGATTCAG GTTTTTGTGTCAGGAAGGCTCTGGTATGTAACGGGGACTTTGATTGTGACGACACGTCAGATGAGACTTGCGACAATCCCTTCCGTCCTCCCTGTGGCTTGGTGCCTCTAGAGAACAACGAGCAGGGCAGGACGGCGGGATATGG GATCAACATCCTTGGAGCAGATCCTCGCAGCAACCCTTTCAATAACGATTTTTTTAACGGGAAATGCGGGAAAGTGAGGAATCCCACTTCTGGGAATTTGGACAGATTGCCATGGAATATTGCTTCTCTCAACTACGAG ACTCGTGCAGAAGACCTTACATCTCGGGAGATCTACgaggacacacactccctgatCAATGAAATCACAAAGGAGACAACGTTTTCTATCGGAGTAGGTGGGTCTCTGAAATTCAGCCCTTCGGAGAAATCCCAAAAGAAGTCAAACACAACGGTGTCAGGAGGCTTGAGTGCTGATGTGGACTATTCTAGAAAGAATCTGCTCAAGGAGATTTCGGAGTTCACCACAGTCAAG AAAAGGAGCTTCATACGAGTGAAGGGGAGAGTGGAGTTAAGTAAATACAGGTTGATCTCCCATGACCACCAAGTCACAGATCGCTTCCTTGAGGATGTGATGCGACTTCCTTTAGGGTACGAGAAGGGCATGTACTTTGCCTTCATAGAGGTCTATGGGACTCACTACACTAAGAATGGAGTTTCGGGCGGAGAGTACGAACTCGTATACGTTCTGAATCAAGATGCCATCAAGGAGCAAA AAATTACAGAAAGAGAGGTCCAGGACTGCGTCAAGATTGGCATCGGTGCCGACTTTAACACCAACATCGGAATCGAGGGAGAAGTCCACATCAAACCGGATTACTGCAACAAAGTCAACCCCAAAGATACAG AAACAAAGGAAGGGAAAGCAGCCGTGGATAAGGTGTTGACTTTAGTCAGGGGCGGCACCACCGACACCGCAGCCGCCATGAGGGCCAAGCTCGACAAAGACGGAGTGATTGACCTGGACACTATTCGAGAATGGGCCCGCTCAATTGCCAACAACCCCGCTCTCCTCAAGAGTGAG CCGGAGCCCATCTACAACATCATTCCTCTCAGTTTTCCTAACGTCAACACGTACAGGACCAACCTGAAGCAGGCCATAGAAGATTACGTGGCTGAGTACAACGTCTGCAAGTGCCAGCCCTGTCACAACGGGGGCAGCGTGATCCTCATAGACGGCGGTTGCTCGTGCCTGTGCT CCGAGTTCGAAGGAATGGCATGCCAGACACTCAAGTCCGAGAAGC GTCGGCCGTCATCTGTGACTGAGCAGGGGAACTGGGCCTGTTGGTCAGCCTGGTCCAATTGCAGTGGAGGTAGACGGCAAAGATCCCGCCTCTGCAAGAAAGGCAACCTCTCTGGCGCGACCTGCAGGGGAAACCCAAGTTCTGACGATTACTGCTAA
- the gas1b gene encoding growth arrest-specific protein 1b, translating into MASLAGFKKWTRKCVLFLYSVLIIFGGRSVGSPTHSRRLVCWQAIMKCHGEPECHYAYDQYVYACAPIINGDRKKCPSHCISSLIQLNLTESGPTLEDCDCASDLVCRNTKRAIEPCLPRTSSMGCTEARRQCERDSQCSSAMQDYLFHCRKLFGGERCSDECRRVIANMRSIPKAQQLDTCICDGTERTICEYVKVSMKNFCFDADERYAGSGYSDSEEDFEDYIEDTEDYPYEENSSNSFACQSAITAVATILVLPHFI; encoded by the coding sequence ATGGCAAGTTTGGCCGGGTTTAAAAAGTGGACAaggaaatgtgttttgtttctgtACTCCGTGTTGATCATTTTCGGCGGCCGCAGTGTAGGGTCCCCTACCCATAGTCGTCGGCTGGTCTGTTGGCAAGCCATAATGAAATGTCATGGAGAACCTGAATGCCATTACGCGTACGACCAATACGTTTATGCATGCGCTCCTATTATCAACGGGGATCGGAAGAAATGTCCCAGTCACTGTATATCATCCCTCATCCAGCTTAATTTAACCGAAAGTGGACCCACATTGGAGGATTGTGATTGCGCCTCGGATCTGGTCTGTAGGAACACCAAACGTGCCATAGAACCATGCCTGCCCCGGACCAGTAGCATGGGCTGTACCGAAGCACGGCGACAGTGCGAGAGAGACTCTCAGTGCAGCTCGGCAATGCAGGACTACTTATTCCATTGCCGCAAACTTTTTGGAGGTGAAAGATGTTCTGATGAGTGTAGAAGAGTTATAGCCAATATGCGCTCCATACCAAAAGCACAACAGTTAGACACTTGCATATGTGACGGTACAGAGAGAACAATATGCGAGTATGTAAAAGTAAGTATGAAAAACTTTTGCTTTGATGCAGATGAAAGGTATGCAGGTAGTGGATATTCAGACTCCGAGGAGGATTTCGAAGACTATATTGAGGATACGGAGGACTATCCGTATGAGGAGAACTCGAGTAACTCTTTCGCTTGTCAGAGTGCAATTACCGCTGTGGCTACCATTTTGGTTTTACCCCATTTTATCTAA
- the ctsla gene encoding cathepsin La isoform X2: MTLYLVVLVLCTGAALAAPRFDAQFDEHWDLWKSWHSKNYQHEEEGWRRMVWEKNLKKIEMHNLEHSLGKHSYSLGMNHFGDMTNEEFRQVMNGYKLQQRKFKGSLFLEPNNMEAPKQVDWREEGYVTPVKDQGQCGSCWAFSTTGAMEGQMFRKTQKLVSLSEQNLVDCSRPEGNEGCNGGLMDQAFQYIQDNSGLDSEEAYPYLGTDDQPCNYKAEFSAANDTGFMDIPSGKERALMKAIASVGPVSVAIDAGHESFQFYQSGIYYEKECSSEELDHGVLAVGYGFEGEDVDGKKYWIVKNSWSEKWGDKGYILMAKDRKNHCGIATAASYPLV; encoded by the exons ATGACTCTGTACTTGGTAGTACTGGTGCTCTGCACTGGAGCCGCTTTAGCCGCGCCTAGGTTCGACGCACAGTTTGATGAGCACTGGGACTTATGGAAGAGCTGGCACAGCAAGAACTACCAACATGAG GAAGAAGGCTGGAGGCGGATGGTGTGGGAGAAGAACTTGAAGAAGATCGAGATGCACAACTTGGAGCACTCCCTTGGGAAGCACTCCTACAGTCTCGGCATGAATCATTTTGGAGACATG ACCAATGAGGAGTTCAGGCAGGTGATGAATGGCTACAAACTGCAGCAGAGGAAGTTTAAGGGCTCTCTGTTCCTGGAACCCAACAACATGGAAGCCCCCAAACAGGtggactggagagaggagggctatgTGACTCCTGTCAAAGACCAG GGCCAGTGCGGGTCTTGCTGGGCTTTCAGCACCACCGGCGCCATGGAGGGTCAGATGTTCAGGAAGACCCAGAAGCTGGTGTCTCTGAGCGAGCAAAACCTGGTGGACTGCTCGCGGCCTGAAGGAAACGAGGGCTGCAACGGTGGACTGATGGACCAGGCCTTCCAGTACATCCAGGACAACAGCGGCCTGGACTCAGAGGAAGCATACCCATATTTGGGCACG gatgaccaGCCCTGCAACTACAAGGCCGAGTTCAGCGCTGCCAACGACACAGGCTTCATGGACATCCCCAGTGGGAAGGAACGCGCCCTGATGAAAGCGATCGCCTCCGTGGGTCCCGTCTCTGTCGCCATCGACGCCGGCCACGAGTCTTTCCAGTTCTACCAGTCTG GCATCTACTATGAGAAGGAGTGCAGCAGCGAAGAGCTGGATCATGGAGTACTGGCCGTTGGATATGGCTTCGAGGGAGAGGACGTGGACGGGAAGAAGTACTGGATTGTGAAGAACAG CTGGAGTGAGAAGTGGGGAGACAAAGGTTACATCTTAATGGCGAAGGACAGGAAGAACCACTGTGGAATCGCTACAGCTGCCAGCTACCCTCTCGTGTAG
- the ctsla gene encoding cathepsin La isoform X1: MTLYLVVLVLCTGAALAAPRFDAQFDEHWDLWKSWHSKNYQHEKEEGWRRMVWEKNLKKIEMHNLEHSLGKHSYSLGMNHFGDMTNEEFRQVMNGYKLQQRKFKGSLFLEPNNMEAPKQVDWREEGYVTPVKDQGQCGSCWAFSTTGAMEGQMFRKTQKLVSLSEQNLVDCSRPEGNEGCNGGLMDQAFQYIQDNSGLDSEEAYPYLGTDDQPCNYKAEFSAANDTGFMDIPSGKERALMKAIASVGPVSVAIDAGHESFQFYQSGIYYEKECSSEELDHGVLAVGYGFEGEDVDGKKYWIVKNSWSEKWGDKGYILMAKDRKNHCGIATAASYPLV; this comes from the exons ATGACTCTGTACTTGGTAGTACTGGTGCTCTGCACTGGAGCCGCTTTAGCCGCGCCTAGGTTCGACGCACAGTTTGATGAGCACTGGGACTTATGGAAGAGCTGGCACAGCAAGAACTACCAACATGAG AAGGAAGAAGGCTGGAGGCGGATGGTGTGGGAGAAGAACTTGAAGAAGATCGAGATGCACAACTTGGAGCACTCCCTTGGGAAGCACTCCTACAGTCTCGGCATGAATCATTTTGGAGACATG ACCAATGAGGAGTTCAGGCAGGTGATGAATGGCTACAAACTGCAGCAGAGGAAGTTTAAGGGCTCTCTGTTCCTGGAACCCAACAACATGGAAGCCCCCAAACAGGtggactggagagaggagggctatgTGACTCCTGTCAAAGACCAG GGCCAGTGCGGGTCTTGCTGGGCTTTCAGCACCACCGGCGCCATGGAGGGTCAGATGTTCAGGAAGACCCAGAAGCTGGTGTCTCTGAGCGAGCAAAACCTGGTGGACTGCTCGCGGCCTGAAGGAAACGAGGGCTGCAACGGTGGACTGATGGACCAGGCCTTCCAGTACATCCAGGACAACAGCGGCCTGGACTCAGAGGAAGCATACCCATATTTGGGCACG gatgaccaGCCCTGCAACTACAAGGCCGAGTTCAGCGCTGCCAACGACACAGGCTTCATGGACATCCCCAGTGGGAAGGAACGCGCCCTGATGAAAGCGATCGCCTCCGTGGGTCCCGTCTCTGTCGCCATCGACGCCGGCCACGAGTCTTTCCAGTTCTACCAGTCTG GCATCTACTATGAGAAGGAGTGCAGCAGCGAAGAGCTGGATCATGGAGTACTGGCCGTTGGATATGGCTTCGAGGGAGAGGACGTGGACGGGAAGAAGTACTGGATTGTGAAGAACAG CTGGAGTGAGAAGTGGGGAGACAAAGGTTACATCTTAATGGCGAAGGACAGGAAGAACCACTGTGGAATCGCTACAGCTGCCAGCTACCCTCTCGTGTAG
- the LOC134038623 gene encoding LOW QUALITY PROTEIN: disabled homolog 2-like (The sequence of the model RefSeq protein was modified relative to this genomic sequence to represent the inferred CDS: inserted 2 bases in 2 codons; deleted 6 bases in 4 codons): protein MSAEVENGVSVPAEAAAPPPPAGTPPPTGTPTSPATAATKTPFKKEKKKAPEKTDEYLLARFQGDGVRYKAKLIGIDDVPEARGDKMSQDSMMKLKGMAIAARSQGKHKQRIWVNISMSGIKIIDEKTGVIEHEHVVNKISFIARDVTDNRAFGYVCGAEGQHQFFAIKTGQQAEPLVIDLKDLFQVIFNTRKKEADATQKGEGNNAVVENGSGSLLGTDGQTNAAKPVEQLDLFGDMSTPPDLHSPTETNDILLLDLSAEFDSNQNCIKGNPFVSGPNPWAAPQTENPFSSTFGFFPTPDTDPFRDDPLSNPPTQSAPLDSLISPKPSNHSQETLSHLVNKQLAKGGLNGESDQLGQQLNCLSNKTMILALSNGQWPLGGMRPQEEKIAVEENGNFGLVLSTQNPFLGGAVKSTDPPNDASPPPPGSRGKDSVVISPPPQSNKTGRGRRSAKSPANDLFGTDLFASPSQPETPCDPSDLFNSPPVNTNNSIAALGNLNLGQPTAPSPWGAPAPVPSMFSMPGGNASVTLPGPQACFPSQSAFGALPIPPQAWGPAWASPFGAPPVTQPKSGAQPPPPVHMGAPGWGPAPWSNPFQPGPFPMMGGQQGPPRPPPXPPVKEAPPKVENSAFTALDPLGEREKKSGKDMFKDFQLAKXPAIPARKGEPPGPTPSTNGDGAFAQYFSSKVGLPQDVADYDDFDINQLSPASNEAPKPAPRQAGPWLPSAAPVPTSNLGLLDSAFSPAQPQGNNNFDDAFGPPNLFGAPPMTMAAPVGQMSGASDPFADPFGNPFA from the exons atgtCTGCGGAAGTGGAAAACGGCGTGTCCGTCCCGGCGGAGGCCGCAGCCCCCCCTCCGCCCGCCGGCACCCCGCCCCCGACCGGCACCCCCACCTCGCCTGCCACGGCGGCCACCAAAACCCCCttcaagaaggagaagaagaaag CACCGGAGAAAACCGACGAATACCTGCTGGCCAGGTTTCAGGGTGACGGTGTGAGGTACAAGGCCAAGCTGATCGGCATCGATGACGTCCCGGAAGCCAGAGGGGACAAGATGAGCCAGGACTCCATGATGAAACTGAAG GGCATGGCAATAGCTGCTCGTTCCCAGGGCAAGCACAAGCAGAGGATCTGGGTCAACATTTCCATGTCGGGCATAAAGATCATCGATGAGAAAACAGGa GTGATCGAACACGAGCACGTGGTGAATAAGATCTCCTTCATTGCCAGAGACGTCACCGACAACAGGGCGTTTGGATACGTTTGCGGTGCCGAAGGACAGCACCAGTTCTTTGCCATCAAGACCGGCCAACAG GCCGAGCCCCTGGTCATTGACCTGAAGGACCTCTTCCAGGTCATCTTCAACACCAGGAAGAAAGAGGCCGACGCCACACAGAAG GGTGAAGGCAATAATGCAGTAGTTGAG AACGGCAGTGGTTCCTTGCTCGGTACTGACGGCCAGACGAACGCAGCCAAA CCGGTGGAGCAGCTGGACTTGTTTGGGGACATGTCCACCCCTCCGGACCTCCACTCCCCCACA GAGACTAATGACATTCTGTTGCTGGATTTGTCTGCTGAATTTGACAGCAATCAGAACTGTATCAAGGGGAATCCCTTTGTCAGTGGTCCTAACCCTTGGGCCGCCCCCCAGACAGAgaaccccttctcctccacgtTTGGCTTCTTTCCAACCCCAGACACTGACCCTTTCAGAGATGATCCCCtttccaacccccccacccaatCAGCACCACTCGATTCTCTGATCTCACCCAAACcctccaatcacagccaagaAACCCTGTCTCACCTCGTTAATAAGCAGCTGGCGAAGGGCGGTCTGAACGGAGAGTCTGACCAGCTCGGTCAGCAGTTGAATTGCCTGTCCAACAAGACCATGATCCTAGCGCTCAGTAACGGCCAGTGGCCACTAGGGGGCATGAGGCCACAGGAGGAGAAGATTGCTGTGGAGGAAAACGGCAATTTTGGACTGGTCCTCTCAACCCAAAACCCTTTCCTCGGGGGGGCTGTGAAAAGCACAGACCCGCCTAACGATGCGAGCCCGCCGCCCCCCGGGTCTCGCGGGAAGGATTCAGTTGTAATCAGCCCGCCTCCACAGAGCAATAAGACCGGACGAGGTCGAAGAAGCGCCAAG TCTCCTGCCAACGACCTGTTTGGGACGGACCTTTTTGCCTCTCCCAGTCAGCCTGAAACACCGTGTGACCCGTCGGATCTCTTCAACAGCCCCCCGGTCAACACCAACAACTCCATAGCAGCACTAG GCAATCTGAACCTGGGACAACCTACAGCTCCATCACCTTGGGGGGCTCCTGCCCCTGTACCATCTATGTTCTCCATGCCAGGGGGGAATGCCTCA GTAACACTCCCAGGTCCCCAGGCCTGCTTCCCCAGCCAATCAGCCTTTGGGGCCCTGCCTATACCACCTCAAGCCTGGGGGCCAGCCTGGGCAAGCCCG TTTGGAGCTCCACCTGTCACCCAGCCCAAGTCTGGGGcccagcctccacctccagTCCACATGGGTGCGCCTGGTTGGGGGCCAGCCCCC TGGTCAAACCCCTTCCAGCCCGGCCCTTTCCCCATGATGGGCGGGCAGCAGGGGCCCCCAaggccccccc ggccccctgtcAAGGAAGCGCCCCCCAAGGTGGAGAACAGTGCCTTCACAGCCCTGGAccccctgggagagagggaaaagaaaagCGGGAAGGACATGTTCAAGGACTTCCAGCTGGCCA CCCCTGCCATCCCCGCCCGGAAGGGGGAGCCCCCGGGACCTACGCCGAGCACCAATGGGGACGGAGCATTCGCCCAGTACTTTTCCAGCAAGGTGGGGCTGCCTCAGGACGTCGCGGATTACGACGACTTTGACATCAACCAACTGTCACCTGCCAGTAACG AGGCTCCAAAGCCTGCCCCACGGCAGGCTGGC CCATGGCTTCCCTCTGCTGCCCCTGTTCCAACCAGCAACCTGGGCCTCCTGGATTCGGCcttctccccagcccagcctcagGGGAACAATAACTTTGATGATGCATTTGGGCCTCCCAACCTCTTTGGAGCACCCCCCATGACTATG GCGGCTCCTGTGGGCCAAATGTCTGGCGCTTCAGATCCCTTTGCAGACCCCTTTGGAAACCCTTTTGCCTAA